From Paenibacillus polymyxa, the proteins below share one genomic window:
- a CDS encoding alpha-glucuronidase family glycosyl hydrolase produces the protein MSKRMDMPKGSGCDAWLHYHRARLIEKMPAWCRVIVVHETDDEVLQTAASELRQGLASMFGQQPKISTVPVNVPFVALGTLQDHPCIAERFSAEEQAEVSAEGYRIRGVEVPKLADSTGQDHDDIKGQCLIVAGQTSKGVLYGVFHLLRYLQGGLDGNLKPTAGESLHAPTLDLLSNPANSIRMINHWDNMDGSVERGYAGASIFYNNNAFTTNIERLRDYARLLASVGIQALSINNVNVHQVETELITDRFLPDVAKVAAVFRPYGIQIYLSINYASPIQLGGLTTADPLDPGVAEWWQTKAQEVYAAVPDLGGFVVKADSENRPGPFSYGRHHADGANMLADALRPYGGRVIWRCFVYDCKQDWRDRKTDRARAAFDHFKPLDGLFRDNVILQIKNGPMDFQVREPVSPLFGALEATQVLLEFQIAQEYTGQQKHLCYLVPQWKEVLDFDTYAQGKGSTIKRIVSGVLHSNSESGSHHRKATVHAGSGSFQEEPTNHVPKGTNFGIAAVSNIGADTNWTGHLLAQSNLYGYGRLAWDPDLSADEIADEWVRLTFSNQGKDYGDPELIPTIKQMLLDSWNIYESYTAPLGVGWMVSPNHHYGPDVDGYEYSMWGTYHFADCWGIGVDRTTATGTGYAGQYFPPVAEIYESTDTCPDELLLFFHHVPYTHVLHSGQTVIQHIYDTHFEGAERAAHLQATWISLREHLNELIYEQVLTRLEHQAEHAKEWRDRINTYFYRKSGIPDEKNRPIY, from the coding sequence ATGAGCAAGCGTATGGATATGCCCAAAGGGAGCGGCTGTGACGCTTGGCTACACTACCACCGCGCTCGTCTTATAGAAAAAATGCCTGCTTGGTGCAGAGTCATCGTGGTTCATGAAACAGATGATGAAGTGCTTCAAACGGCTGCGAGTGAGCTTCGGCAAGGATTGGCTTCCATGTTCGGACAACAGCCGAAGATAAGTACCGTTCCTGTCAATGTACCATTCGTTGCGCTGGGTACGCTCCAAGACCATCCATGTATCGCAGAACGGTTTAGTGCAGAAGAACAGGCAGAAGTGAGCGCAGAAGGCTACCGAATTCGCGGAGTAGAAGTGCCGAAACTTGCAGATTCAACTGGGCAAGATCACGATGATATCAAAGGACAGTGCCTTATAGTTGCGGGGCAGACGTCAAAAGGAGTATTGTATGGAGTCTTTCATTTGCTGCGCTACCTGCAAGGAGGACTAGACGGCAATCTGAAGCCCACTGCCGGGGAATCATTGCACGCTCCCACTCTAGACCTGCTGTCTAATCCGGCTAACTCCATTCGCATGATTAATCACTGGGATAACATGGATGGTAGTGTTGAACGTGGATATGCCGGGGCATCTATTTTCTACAACAACAATGCCTTTACTACAAATATAGAGCGCCTTCGAGACTATGCCCGTCTACTTGCTTCTGTAGGCATTCAGGCGTTATCCATTAACAATGTGAATGTCCATCAGGTAGAAACTGAGCTGATCACAGATCGGTTTTTACCTGATGTAGCCAAAGTAGCAGCCGTATTTCGCCCCTATGGTATCCAAATCTACTTGAGCATTAACTATGCCAGCCCGATACAGCTCGGTGGATTAACCACAGCCGATCCTCTGGACCCCGGTGTAGCTGAATGGTGGCAGACCAAAGCACAGGAGGTTTACGCAGCCGTTCCCGATCTGGGTGGTTTTGTGGTCAAGGCCGATTCTGAAAATCGGCCCGGACCCTTCAGCTATGGACGCCACCACGCCGATGGAGCCAATATGCTGGCGGATGCACTACGGCCCTATGGCGGACGTGTGATTTGGCGTTGCTTTGTCTACGACTGCAAACAGGACTGGCGTGACCGCAAGACGGATCGGGCTCGCGCGGCCTTTGACCATTTTAAACCGCTGGATGGACTGTTCCGGGATAATGTCATTTTACAGATTAAAAATGGCCCTATGGATTTTCAGGTGCGAGAGCCTGTCTCCCCTCTGTTCGGCGCGCTGGAAGCCACTCAGGTACTGCTGGAGTTCCAAATTGCACAGGAGTATACCGGACAACAAAAGCATCTATGTTACCTGGTTCCGCAATGGAAGGAAGTGCTTGATTTTGACACCTACGCACAGGGAAAAGGCTCCACCATCAAGCGCATCGTAAGTGGTGTTTTGCATAGCAACAGCGAATCTGGTTCTCATCACAGGAAGGCTACTGTCCATGCAGGCAGCGGCAGTTTCCAGGAGGAGCCAACGAATCATGTTCCCAAGGGCACGAACTTTGGAATAGCCGCTGTTTCCAATATTGGTGCAGACACCAATTGGACCGGACATTTGCTCGCCCAGTCCAATCTTTACGGCTACGGCCGGTTGGCATGGGACCCGGATCTATCCGCAGATGAAATCGCGGATGAATGGGTTCGGCTAACATTTAGCAATCAAGGCAAGGACTACGGCGATCCTGAGTTGATTCCTACTATTAAGCAAATGCTGCTCGATTCTTGGAATATCTATGAGTCCTATACCGCCCCTCTGGGGGTCGGCTGGATGGTCAGTCCCAATCACCACTATGGGCCGGATGTTGATGGATATGAATATTCGATGTGGGGCACCTACCATTTTGCCGATTGCTGGGGGATCGGGGTAGATCGGACGACTGCAACTGGAACGGGCTATGCAGGACAATATTTTCCTCCTGTTGCCGAAATCTACGAATCTACAGACACCTGTCCAGATGAGCTGCTCTTATTCTTTCACCATGTTCCTTATACGCACGTGCTCCACTCCGGCCAAACGGTCATACAGCATATTTATGATACTCATTTTGAAGGTGCCGAACGTGCGGCCCATCTCCAAGCAACATGGATTAGTCTGCGGGAGCATCTAAATGAATTGATCTATGAACAGGTGCTGACGCGGCTGGAGCATCAGGCTGAGCACGCCAAGGAATGGCGGGATCGGATCAATACGTATTTTTATCGCAAAAGTGGTATTCCCGACGAAAAAAATCGCCCTATCTATTAA
- a CDS encoding glycoside hydrolase family 52 protein, with protein MSKNIFYNTQHAPIGSFSSFTLGFKGNRGGLGLELGKPADENVYIGLQSRDGGSYEALPFFASIQDESTRYDVEKKDKKTEPLLVAFADQDITRELKAGTDTWQAGDLTFRLYSPVRPVPEPGIAGIDELRAALVPAVFAELTIDNTQGATARRAFFGYQGSDPYSGIRIIGEDPRRDAMDSTRLKERLTGIGQGRSTAIVTNSSEAVPASGFAMEKLLGEAMADNLSFGLGATGALLMDVPAGEKRTYAFAICFYRGGIVTTGIEASYYYTRLFKDIEDVGSYALKHFTNLTAACVQANDWIESASLSLDQKFMLAQAIHSYYGSTQLLSQQEDGEPIWIVNEGEYRMMNTLDLTADQLYYELILNPWTVRNELEWFVQRYSYRDEVRFPGEEQAYPGGITFTHDMGVANVFSRQGYSCYELAGIDDCFSYMSHEELVNWLCCATVYIEQTQDQSFTTRMLPVLCDCFESMLRRDHPDPAQRNGLMGLDSSRTQGGAEITTYDSLDVSLGQSRNNIYLGSKCWAVYVALEKIFASKGLNSLSQEAGSQADKCAASITAHMTDKGYIPAVIKEGNDSQIIPAIEGLIFPYFTGCEDALEPDGRFGEYIQALRRHLQTVLVPGVCLFEDGGWKLSSTSNNSWLSKIYLSQFIARELLELPWQETGQAADAAHVSWLLHPEESYWCWSDQMLSGIAHGSKYYPRGVTAILWLYEGKGNRFTLPQHMSQDEKQHV; from the coding sequence ATGTCGAAAAATATATTTTATAACACGCAGCATGCACCTATCGGTTCATTCTCCAGCTTTACACTCGGGTTTAAGGGTAACCGCGGCGGACTCGGCCTGGAGCTGGGCAAGCCTGCTGATGAAAATGTATACATCGGGCTGCAATCCAGGGATGGCGGATCATATGAGGCGCTTCCCTTTTTTGCATCCATACAGGATGAAAGTACCCGTTATGATGTGGAGAAAAAGGATAAAAAAACGGAGCCTCTACTCGTTGCCTTTGCCGATCAGGACATCACCCGTGAGCTAAAAGCAGGAACCGATACATGGCAGGCAGGCGATTTGACATTCCGGCTGTACTCTCCCGTTCGCCCGGTACCCGAGCCGGGAATTGCCGGCATAGATGAGCTGCGGGCAGCGTTGGTTCCGGCAGTATTTGCTGAGCTAACGATCGATAATACACAGGGTGCTACTGCACGGAGAGCCTTTTTCGGCTACCAGGGCAGTGACCCGTATAGCGGCATACGCATTATAGGAGAAGATCCACGCAGGGACGCTATGGATTCTACCCGATTGAAGGAAAGACTCACAGGCATCGGTCAAGGACGAAGCACTGCTATTGTGACCAACAGCAGCGAAGCGGTACCTGCCAGCGGATTTGCGATGGAGAAGCTACTTGGGGAGGCCATGGCTGATAACTTATCCTTTGGCTTAGGTGCAACGGGTGCGCTCCTGATGGACGTTCCCGCAGGAGAGAAGCGCACGTATGCCTTCGCTATATGTTTTTATCGCGGCGGCATTGTGACAACAGGTATCGAAGCATCATATTACTATACCCGACTGTTCAAGGATATCGAAGACGTGGGAAGCTATGCGTTGAAGCATTTTACCAACCTAACCGCAGCCTGTGTTCAGGCGAACGACTGGATCGAATCGGCGAGCTTGAGTCTGGATCAGAAATTTATGCTCGCTCAGGCCATTCACAGCTATTACGGCAGCACTCAATTGCTCAGTCAGCAAGAGGATGGCGAACCGATCTGGATTGTGAACGAAGGCGAGTACCGAATGATGAATACACTCGATCTGACGGCAGATCAGCTTTATTATGAATTGATTTTGAATCCATGGACGGTGCGCAACGAGCTGGAGTGGTTTGTCCAACGGTACAGCTATCGGGATGAAGTACGCTTCCCGGGGGAGGAACAGGCCTATCCCGGTGGGATCACGTTTACACATGATATGGGCGTGGCCAATGTGTTCTCCCGGCAAGGGTATTCCTGTTATGAACTGGCAGGGATTGACGACTGCTTCTCTTACATGAGCCACGAGGAACTGGTGAACTGGCTTTGCTGCGCCACGGTATATATCGAGCAGACACAGGATCAGTCATTTACGACACGTATGCTGCCTGTCTTGTGCGACTGCTTCGAAAGCATGCTGCGGCGGGATCATCCAGATCCGGCACAGCGAAACGGCTTAATGGGCCTGGATAGCTCAAGAACCCAGGGAGGCGCAGAAATTACGACTTACGATAGTCTAGATGTATCCTTGGGTCAGTCCCGCAATAACATTTATTTAGGCAGCAAATGCTGGGCGGTATATGTTGCGCTTGAAAAGATATTTGCCTCAAAGGGGCTTAACTCCCTTTCACAGGAAGCTGGCTCACAGGCAGACAAATGCGCAGCATCGATCACCGCTCACATGACAGACAAGGGCTATATCCCTGCAGTCATTAAGGAAGGCAACGACTCACAGATTATTCCTGCCATTGAAGGGCTGATCTTCCCCTATTTTACAGGATGCGAGGATGCGCTTGAGCCTGATGGGCGGTTCGGTGAATATATCCAAGCACTTCGACGCCATTTGCAAACCGTACTGGTACCAGGAGTTTGTCTATTTGAAGACGGAGGCTGGAAGCTATCCTCGACCAGTAACAACTCCTGGTTGAGCAAAATCTATCTGTCTCAGTTTATTGCCCGTGAGCTGCTGGAACTGCCTTGGCAGGAAACGGGGCAGGCGGCTGACGCAGCCCATGTTTCATGGCTCCTCCATCCTGAAGAATCCTATTGGTGCTGGAGCGACCAAATGCTCTCCGGCATTGCCCACGGCAGCAAATATTACCCACGCGGGGTTACCGCTATTTTGTGGCTGTATGAAGGCAAAGGGAATCGGTTTACCCTCCCTCAGCATATGAGTCAAGATGAGAAGCAGCATGTCTAA
- a CDS encoding AraC family transcriptional regulator, translated as MPSPRLPKRPHDPDLTVAGEEFFFPDVRTTVNLFAIHTRSVGREWSYPPHEHPQYEINIVLAGEQIMVVDGRSYIQRQGDLMLLRPGVIHSSRSNGEGFTYFCMHFDIDDKLFLSLLSRLEQVLFPADGTVAKQMGPALGKLLGLSALEDKGIDGDSVAKRMRIQSAVFELFATLWEAVSSEAAHLPGRGYVQAELAHQIASRLQGRVNQPYRQAGSLEKQDGIEGISSELGISVSHCNRVFRSVFGVSPRVYLSELVLHEAKLLLADPQWSVQQIADLLGYGDIAHFSRQFKRWSGQSPTSYRKNIALESSPE; from the coding sequence ATGCCGTCACCACGTTTGCCAAAGCGACCCCATGATCCAGACCTTACGGTCGCCGGAGAGGAATTCTTCTTTCCCGATGTGCGGACTACGGTCAATCTGTTTGCCATTCATACACGAAGTGTCGGAAGAGAGTGGAGCTATCCGCCACATGAACATCCGCAATATGAAATTAACATCGTGCTTGCGGGAGAGCAGATCATGGTTGTGGATGGTCGCAGCTATATTCAGCGACAGGGGGATCTGATGCTCTTGCGCCCGGGAGTTATCCACTCCAGCCGTAGTAACGGGGAGGGGTTTACGTATTTTTGCATGCATTTCGACATTGATGATAAATTGTTTCTTTCGCTCCTGAGTCGTTTGGAGCAAGTACTTTTTCCAGCGGATGGCACAGTAGCGAAGCAGATGGGACCAGCGCTAGGCAAGCTGCTCGGTCTTTCTGCGCTTGAAGACAAAGGTATAGATGGTGATTCAGTGGCAAAGCGTATGCGGATTCAATCTGCTGTGTTCGAACTGTTCGCAACGTTGTGGGAGGCTGTATCCAGTGAAGCCGCTCATCTGCCAGGGCGTGGATATGTGCAGGCAGAGCTTGCCCATCAGATTGCCAGTCGTCTTCAGGGCAGGGTCAATCAGCCTTATAGACAGGCCGGCTCGTTGGAAAAACAGGATGGGATCGAGGGTATTTCATCCGAACTGGGTATTAGCGTATCTCATTGTAATCGTGTATTCCGTAGCGTTTTTGGCGTATCTCCGCGGGTGTATCTATCCGAGCTTGTCTTGCATGAGGCCAAGCTGCTGCTGGCTGATCCGCAATGGTCAGTGCAGCAAATTGCTGATTTGCTCGGCTATGGGGATATTGCACATTTTAGCAGGCAATTCAAACGCTGGTCCGGTCAGTCGCCGACATCCTATCGCAAGAATATAGCCCTTGAAAGTTCACCCGAATAA
- a CDS encoding zeta toxin family protein: MSEPFATMFVFAGNNGSGKSTIRNLIVDKLGVSVNIDPDALARGIDRENPDRHKVSAGKEAIKLARDCIRNKRDFTVETTLAGGNVIRQMRVAKENGFEVIMFYVGLGDYRLNIERVAARVRNGGHHIDTADIIRRHQTSLDNLLLHLKLIDHLIVIDNSSSDGVIVLESDSETIKHHVALLPDWVKIIDSYLQNKNTDQE; encoded by the coding sequence ATGAGTGAGCCGTTTGCTACTATGTTTGTATTCGCAGGAAACAACGGAAGTGGTAAGAGTACAATTCGTAATCTAATCGTTGATAAACTTGGTGTAAGTGTTAATATCGATCCAGATGCGTTAGCACGAGGGATTGATCGTGAAAACCCTGATCGACACAAAGTGTCGGCAGGAAAGGAAGCGATTAAACTAGCGCGGGATTGTATAAGAAATAAACGGGATTTTACTGTAGAGACGACACTTGCTGGTGGCAATGTGATTCGACAAATGCGAGTGGCAAAAGAAAATGGTTTTGAAGTCATCATGTTTTATGTGGGTCTTGGTGATTATCGTCTTAATATCGAGCGAGTTGCTGCACGAGTTCGAAATGGGGGTCACCATATTGATACTGCTGATATTATAAGAAGGCATCAGACCTCACTGGACAATCTGCTCTTACATCTTAAACTTATCGATCATTTAATTGTAATTGACAACAGTAGCTCAGACGGCGTGATTGTATTAGAATCAGATAGTGAAACGATAAAACATCATGTGGCGTTGTTACCAGATTGGGTTAAAATCATTGATAGTTACTTGCAAAATAAAAATACTGATCAAGAATAA